The Phyllopteryx taeniolatus isolate TA_2022b chromosome 7, UOR_Ptae_1.2, whole genome shotgun sequence genome has a segment encoding these proteins:
- the prg4b gene encoding proteoglycan 4b isoform X5 has protein sequence MSLTLLRSLILLACALTPIVSQTSCRGRCGNEYYRGYLCQCDYNCMPYGECCHDFESQCTTKEQPPLALSGENDEDNYEVPVVNPISFTQDNVNNDMYTETMPSDDQSYTEVPEESQTPDSTSVYGSSPAEPLDLVSTQAALITDTSQASTEAGTLATTASEDKVKLTTIDMADGVTTTADSSDATTLPDSGTASPQATTAAEKVSNQPTLTSEHQPEPSPTTDTTREEITSQAQTGAPTEAASEKTEGAPSFSPTAPNVAASSEPSQEQSTTSAPQEPSQESSTSSVPPLEPSQESSTPSVPPEPSQESSTTSTPQEPFEGLSTTSVPQEPSQESSTTSAPLESTQESSTDAENSEAPMIPDLTTVVSPSIPTTLVVTTHLDSSPSDPENPSTSVSPVGSDLDVITTVNPWPIDVSQVDSSNEVTPAKPSSDPQTVTQIPTSPQSSEPTPKPQDKPNPSSLLTTTAPVDKPALKPGTKPVDAVQTVDSSRDYQADDSNDTNLCSGRPASAVTTLKNGTIAVFRGHYFWFLDINRVPGPARDITQGWGVPSPIDTAFTRCNCQGKTYILKGNQYWRFENNNLDPGYPKVVETGFDGLRGHITAALSVPRYRGRRETVYFFKRGGLVQKYSYKFGTGPSCNKKPHYAIYTVRNRVVRHAVSLLGPTINIRTAWRGFPTTITSAVSVPSSREPEGYKYYVFSRSKSYNIRMDGEQPAVTPPRENPSAQNNNFINCPQTL, from the exons ATGTCTTTGACTCTTCTACGTTCGCTTATTCTGCTGGCTTGTGCCTTGACTCCAATTGTCAGTCAAA CCAGTTGCAGAGGGAGATGTGGTAATGAGTACTACCGTGGTTACCTGTGCCAATGTGACTATAACTGCATGCCCTACGGCGAATGCTGCCACGACTTTGAATCCCAATGCACCACAA AGGAACAGCCACCTTTGGCACTCAGCGGGGAAAACGATGAAG ATAATTATGAGGTTCCGGTGGTGAATCCAATATCATTTACACAAGATAATGTCAATAATG ATATGTACACCGAGACCATGCCCAGTGATGACCAGTCCTACACTGAAGTTCCAGAGGAAAGTCAGACACCAGATAGCACTAGCGTGTATGGGTCCTCTCCAGCTGAGCCACTGGATCTGGTCTCCACTCAAGCCGCCTTGATAACAGACACTTCACAGGCCAGCACAGAGGCAGGTACATTGGCGACGACAGCTTCAGAGGACAAGGTCAAGTTAACCACCATTGACATGGCTGATGGTGTCACCACCACTGCAG ATAGCAGTGATGCTACCACTTTGCCAGACTCAGGAACAGCATCCCCTCAAGCCACCACTGCAGCTGAGAAGGTTTCCAACCAACCCACTCTGACTTCTGAGCACCAACCAGAACCGTCTCCCACAACTGACACCACACGGGAGGAGATCACATCTCAGGCACAGACTGGTGCTCCGACTGAAGCTGCTTCTGAAAAAACAGAGGGCGCACCCTCATTTTCCCCTACAGCTCCTAACGTAGCTGCATCTTCAGAACCCTCACAGGAGCAGTCCACAACTTCAGCCCCACAAGAACCCTCACAAGAGTCTTCCACATCTTCAGTACCACCTCTAGAGCCCTCACAAGAGTCATCCACACCTTCAGTGCCACCAGAACCCTCACAAGAGTCCTCCACAACTTCAACACCCCAAGAACCATTTGAAGGATTGTCCACAACTTCAGTCCCACAAGAACCCTCACAAGAGTCCTCCACAACTTCAGCACCCCTAGAATCCACACAAGAGTCCTCCACAGATGCGGAAAACTCTGAAGCACCTATGATTCCTGATTTGACGACAGTGGTTTCACCATCAATCCCAACCACCTTAGTTGTTACAACACACCTTGATTCCTCCCCATCGGACCCTGAGAATCCCTCCACTAGTGTTTCTCCAGTGGGGTCCGACCTTGATGTCATAACAACTGTTAATCCTTGGCCTATAGATGTGTCACAGGTTGATTCTTCGAATGAGGTTACACCAGCAAAACCTTCCAGTGATCCACAAACAGTAACCCAGATACCGACCAGTCCTCAATCATCTGAACCCACTCCTAAACCTCAGGACAAGCCAAACCCTTCCAGTCTACTGACAACTACAGCTCCTGTGGATAAACCTGCTCTCAAACCTGGGACTAAGCCAGTGGATGCAGTGCAGACTGTGGATAGTTCCAGAGACTACCAAGCAG ATGACAGCAATGACACAAACTTGTGCAGCGGGCGGCCTGCCAGTGCAGTCACCACATTGAAGAACGGCACAATTGCGGTCTTCAGAG GTCACTACTTCTGGTTTTTGGACATAAACAGGGTTCCAGGTCCGGCCCGTGACATCACACAAGGGTGGGGTGTCCCGTCCCCCATTGACACTGCGTTCACCCGTTGCAATTGTCAGGGGAAAACGTACATCTTGAAG GGAAACCAGTATTGGAGATTTGAGAACAATAATTTGGACCCAGGCTATCCAAAGGTTGTTGAGACAGGCTTTGATGGACTTCGAGGTCACATCACAGCTGCTCTGTCTGTGCCTCGGTACCGCGGGAGGAGAGAAACTGTTTATTTCTTCAAGAGAG GTGGATTGGTGCAGAAATATTCATATAAGTTTGGCACGGGTCCATCATGTAACAAGAAACCCCACTATGCCATTTACACAGTCCGCAACCGAGTGGTGAGACATGCAG TATCACTTTTGGGACCCACAATCAACATACGGACGGCCTGGCGAGGATTCCCCACCACCATCACCTCAGCTGTTTC